The following are encoded together in the Phocoena sinus isolate mPhoSin1 chromosome 11, mPhoSin1.pri, whole genome shotgun sequence genome:
- the C11H3orf84 gene encoding uncharacterized protein C3orf84 homolog, protein MQSALVGSWHNSGFYGHYRGQFKSESAREYRLAAKPQPPAVFLQRCQEPAQQHFFSKHDNRTSFDKGPSCLLQGIGRRKDLERLWQQHTFLRWVPCELELRQPRPLESSYQADFRSGPGLSDLPQRLVHFVQIQPSRASTTYQQNFCQPSHGSHCGSDNMGPQAPVTNTLPDLPGIPRPKLMQHYLHAGVSECLNWSRTLNKDS, encoded by the exons ATGCAAAGTGCTTTAGTAGGCTCCTGG CACAACAGTGGCTTCTATGGGCACTACAGAGGCCAATTCAAGAGTGAAAGTGCTCGAGAATATCGCCTTGCAGCcaagccccagcccccagcagtgTTCCTGCAGCGCTGTCAG GAGCCAGCGCAGCAACATTTCTTCTCCAAGCATGACAACCGCACTTCCTTTGACAAA ggcccctcctgcctgctaCAGGGAATCGGAAGGCGGAAAGACCTGGAGCGCCTGTGGCAGCAGCACACCTTCCTGCGCTGGGTACCCTGTGAACTGGAGTTGCGCCAGCCACGGCCCCTTGAATCCTCCTACCAGGCTGATTTTCGGTCAGGGCCAGGACTCAGTGACCTCCCCCAGCGCCTTGTCCACTTTGTGCAGATCCAGCCTTCCCGTGCCAGCACCACCTACCAGCAGAACTTCTGCCAGCCATCCCATGGTAGCCATTGTGGCAGTGACAACATGGGGCCCCAGGCCCCAGTCACCAACACACTGCCTGACCTCCCAGGGATCCCAAGACCCAAGCTGATGCAGCATTACCTTCATGCTGGGGTCTCTGAGTGTCTAAACTGGTCCAGAACATTAAACAAGGACAGCTAA
- the KLHDC8B gene encoding kelch domain-containing protein 8B, with the protein MATGGGRAFAWQVFPPMPTCRVYGTVAYQDGHLLVLGGCGRAGLPLDTAETLDMASHTWLALAPLPTARAGAAAVVLGKQVLVVGGVDEGQSPVAAVEAFLADEGRWERRATLPQAAMGVATVERDGMVYALGGMGPDTTPQAQVRVYEPRRDCWLSLPSMPTPCYGASTFLNGNKIYVLGGRQGKLPVTAFEAFDLEARTWTRHPSLPSRRAFAGCVMAEGSVFSLGGLQQPGPHNFYSRPHFVNTVEMFNLEHGSWTKLPRSLRMRDKRADFVVGSLGDHIVAIGGLGNQPCPLGSVEGFSLARRRWEALPAMPTARCSCSSLQAGPRLFAIGGVAQGPSQAVEALCLRDGV; encoded by the exons ATGGCTACAGGAGGTGGCCGGGCCTTTGCTTGGCAGGTGTTCCCACCCATGCCCACCTGCCGGGTATATGGTACAGTGGCATACCAGGATGGGcacctgctagtgttgggggGCTGTGGCCGAGCTGGACTGCCTTTGGACACTGCCGAGACATTGGACATGGCCTCACATACGTGGCTGGCACTGGCACCCCTGCCCACTGCCCGGGCTGGTGCGGCTGCTGTGGTACTGGGCAAGCAGGTGCTAGTGGTGGGCGGTGTGGATGAGGGCCAGAGCCCGGTAGCTGCTGTGGAGGCCTTCCTGGCTGACGAGGGCCGCTGGGAGCGTCGGGCCACCCTACCTCAGGCAGCCATGGGGGTTGCAACTGTGGAGAGAG ATGGTATGGTGTATGCACTGGGGGGAATGGGCCCTGACACAACCCCCCAGGCCCAGGTTCGGGTGTATGAACCCCGCCGGGACTGCTGGCTTTCGCTGCCCTCGATGCCCACACCCTGCTACGGGGCCTCCACCTTCCTGAACGGGAACAAGATCTATGTCCTGG GGGGCCGCCAGGGCAAGCTCCCAGTGACTGCTTTTGAGGCCTTTGATCTGGAGGCCCGTACCTGGACCCGACACCCAAGCCTGCCCAGCCGCCGGGCCTTTGCCGGCTGCGTGATGGCCGAAGGCAGCGTCTTTAGCCTGGGTGGCCTGCAGCAGCCTGGGCCCCACAATTTCTACTCCCGCCCACACTTTGTCAACACTGTGGAGATGTTCAACCTGGAGCATG ggTCCTGGACCAAGCTGCCCCGAAGCCTGCGCATGAGGGATAAGAGGGCCGACTTTGTGGTTGGCTCACTTGGGGACCACATCGTGGCCATTGGGGGCCTTG GAAACCAGCCGTGCCCTCTGGGCTCCGTGGAGGGCTTCAGCCTTGCACGGCGGCGCTGGGAGGCACTGCCTGCCATGCCTACGGCCCGCTGCTCCTGTTCTAGTCTGCAGGCTGGGCCCCGGCTGTTTGCCATCGGGGGTGTGGCCCAGGGTCCCAGTCAAGCTGTGGAGGCACTGTGTCTGCGTGATGGGGTCTGA